The following proteins are co-located in the candidate division KSB1 bacterium genome:
- a CDS encoding DUF4956 domain-containing protein, which produces MNSAARLDALDALLFNAPTFSFFDVLINLVIAFVLGMLIATVYRLTFKGYAYSASLVNTLILITMVTTMVIMVIGNNLARAFGLVGAMSIIRFRTAVKDTRDIAFLFFALAAGLAAGAGNHMVALIGCAAVSLVVLVLFFLNYGVPRGKELLLRFWMMPSTEDTPPYLQVFERYLKNHTLVNMRSARMGQMLELSFNVKFKDDAKHQRFIHELSEIPGIDRVSLIIGEDTDEPIA; this is translated from the coding sequence ATGAATTCTGCCGCCCGATTAGATGCTTTAGATGCTCTATTATTCAACGCGCCGACATTTTCGTTTTTCGATGTGCTCATTAATTTGGTAATCGCCTTCGTTCTGGGAATGCTCATCGCCACGGTCTATCGGCTCACCTTCAAAGGATATGCTTATTCGGCATCTTTGGTCAATACGCTCATCCTGATTACCATGGTAACGACCATGGTGATCATGGTTATCGGCAATAACTTGGCGCGCGCTTTCGGCCTCGTCGGCGCCATGTCGATTATTCGCTTCCGCACCGCCGTCAAGGACACGCGCGACATCGCTTTTCTCTTTTTCGCGCTTGCCGCCGGACTGGCCGCCGGCGCCGGCAATCATATGGTCGCGCTGATCGGCTGTGCGGCCGTAAGCCTGGTGGTGCTGGTTCTCTTTTTCCTTAATTATGGTGTTCCCCGCGGTAAGGAGCTGCTTTTGCGTTTTTGGATGATGCCGAGCACTGAAGATACACCACCCTATCTCCAAGTTTTCGAAAGATATCTTAAAAACCATACATTGGTCAATATGCGGTCGGCGCGTATGGGGCAGATGCTCGAGCTGTCATTCAATGTAAAATTTAAGGACGACGCCAAACATCAGCGCTTTATCCACGAACTCAGCGAGATTCCCGGCATCGATCGCGTCTCTCTCATCATCGGCGAGGACACGGACGAGCCGATTGCCTAA
- a CDS encoding polyphosphate polymerase domain-containing protein, translating to MNTPVPKGRNELKYYIAPETVFPLLDYCRPYIEHDEYALRMPDRRYTVRSLYYDSPRLDFYWEKIDGLKIRRKLRIRSYNQLTENSPAFLEIKRRYGTAVVKERAKYDYKEIVKIMSSPENIWLTYEQSTNGSLVLGKWLDNLIRWNLEPTILIAYEREAYVGRFDDENNVRLTIDYNVRARVTESIEELFAEDNFTYLTGNYLILELKYNNYMPKWMRGLVLELNLQQQSISKYCMGIYEEFFKK from the coding sequence ATGAATACACCCGTCCCAAAAGGCCGAAACGAGCTGAAATATTACATCGCACCGGAAACCGTCTTTCCGCTTTTAGACTATTGTCGGCCCTACATCGAACACGACGAATATGCTTTACGTATGCCGGATAGACGCTATACGGTGCGCAGTCTATACTACGATTCGCCGCGCCTTGACTTTTACTGGGAAAAAATAGACGGCCTGAAAATCCGCCGTAAACTGCGCATTCGCAGCTACAACCAGCTGACCGAAAATTCGCCGGCCTTTCTAGAGATCAAGCGACGTTACGGTACGGCGGTCGTTAAAGAAAGAGCCAAATATGATTATAAAGAAATCGTCAAAATTATGTCCTCGCCGGAAAACATTTGGCTGACCTACGAGCAAAGTACGAACGGTTCGCTGGTGCTGGGCAAGTGGCTCGATAATTTGATCCGCTGGAACCTCGAGCCGACGATTCTGATTGCCTACGAGCGCGAGGCTTACGTCGGCCGTTTTGACGACGAAAACAACGTTCGCTTGACCATAGATTACAACGTCCGCGCACGAGTGACAGAATCGATCGAAGAGTTGTTCGCCGAGGACAATTTTACCTATCTCACCGGCAACTATCTCATTTTGGAATTAAAGTACAACAATTACATGCCGAAATGGATGCGCGGGCTGGTGTTGGAGTTGAATCTACAGCAGCAGTCGATTTCCAAATATTGCATGGGTATTTACGAAGAATTTTTTAAAAAATAG